Part of the Clostridia bacterium genome is shown below.
GACAAAGCTGCCACCGAAACAAAGGTGTTCGAGGCTTGCGAGACTGCGATTGACGAATTGACAGCCATCGTGAAGATAATCGTGAATGACCTGAGCGGCATTAATATCCTCATCACCGCCGACCACGGCTTCCTATACACCTACAAACCGCTTGAGGAAAGCCAGAAAATCAGCCGCCAGACTTTTAACGGCGAGATACTCGAACTCGGTCGGCGTTACGCGCTTGTGCCGCCCGAAACGAGCGCCGAATACCTCCTGCCTGTCAAGACGGAGCGGACGTTTGGCGGCGTTCCGATGAAAGGCTACGCCCCGCATGATACCGTCCGTATCAAGGTACAGGGCGGCGGTGCAAACTACGTCCACGGCGGTATCAGCTTGCAGGAGATGGTCGTGCCGGTCATCGTCTACAAGGGTATGCGGACGGGTTATAAGAAGTATGTAGAAGTGCAGAATCCGGGGTTGACACTGATTTCTGAGAGCCGCAAGGTGTCAAACCTGATGTTCTCCCTTGACTTCCTGCAAAAACAGCCCGTTGGCGATAAGGTGCAACCCTGCAACTACACACTGCATTTCACCGACGATGAGGGCGTTCCCGTCAGCGACTTCCAGACGGTTATCGCCGACAAGGGCAACAGCAACGCTTCCGAGCGCGTGTTCCGCGTGAGGTTCACGCTAAAGCCGATGCAGTACAACCGCAACAAACTATACCGCCTTATTATTGCGAACGAAACCGATGTTCCCGAAGAAGTCGAGTTCCGCATTGACATAGCGTTCGCCGATGACTTCGGCTTTGACCTGTAAGAGGAGGACTTCGCAATGAATTTAGAACAGACAAGCTATATGCCGGAAACGGATGACGCGAATGAGGTCATCTATCGGAAACTGCGCCAGCATTTCGACGGCAAGATTGTCCGCAAAGATCTGACCAAGGCGATCAAGGAGGGTGCGAACGTTCCTGTCTATGTCTTAGAGTTTTTACTTGGACAATATTGCAATTCCGACGACCCGAAGATAATCGAGGAAGGCGTGAAAAATGTCAAGCGAATTCTCTCGGAGAACTTCGTACGCCCCGACGAAGCGCAGAAGGTGCTGTCCGGCTTACGTGAGCGCGGCAGTTACACGGTTATCGACCGCATAACCGTCATCCTGAATATCAAACTCGACCGCTACGAAGCCGATTTCTCAAACCTCGGTATCCGTAACATTCCCATATCCTCGGATTATGTATCGAAGTACGACCGCCTGCTCTGCGGCGGCATTTGGTGCATTGTCGGGCTTGAATACGAGTATGTCGAGGAAGACAAGAAGTCCACGCCGATTCGAATTGTGAAACTCACGCCCATTCAGATGCCTCACATCGATATGCACGAAATAAAAGACGGTCGCCGTGCCTTTACCAAGGACGAGTGGATTACCGTCCTGCTCCGCTCCACGGGTATGGAGGCAGACCGTTTCAGCGACAGAGAGAAGTGGCTACAACTTGCCCGTATGCTTCCGCTCATTGAAAACAACTTCAACCTCTGCGAACTGGGGCCGCGCAGCACGGGCAAGTCGCACCTTTACAAGGAAATCTCGCCGAACAGTATCCTCGTGTCCGGCGGGCAGACCACGGTCGCCAACCTTTTCTACAACATGGCGAGCAAAACCGTGGGGCTTGTGGGCTTGTGGGACTGCGTCGCGTTCGACGAAGTAGCGGGTATCACATTCAAAGACAAAGACGGCATTCAGATAATGAAGGACTACATGGCTTCCGGCTCGTTTGCCAGAGGAAAAGAGGAAAAGGCGGCATCCGCGTCGATGGCTTTTGTGGGCAACATCAATCAGAGTGTGGACGTGCTGCTGAAAACATCGCACCTCTTTGACCCGTTCCCCGAAGCGATGGCGTATGATACGGCATTCCTTGACCGTATGCACTGCTATATCCCCGGCTGGGAGATACCGAAATACCGCCCCGAATCGTTCACCAACGACTACGGCTTTATCACGGACTACCTCGCGGAGTTTATGCGCGAGATGAGGAAAGAACCGTTCGGCGACGTGTGCGACAAGTACTTCCGTTTTGGCAGGAACCTGAACCAGCGTGATGTCATCGCCGTCCGCAGAATAGTGTCAGGCTTCACTAAGCTGCTCTATCCCAACGGTGAGTTCAGCAAGGAGGACATCGAGGAAATCCTGACCTTTGCCCTCGAAATGCGTCGCCGTGTCAAGGAGCAGTTGAAGAAAATCGGAGGCATGGAGTTCTATGATGTGAACTTCTCTTACATCGACAACGAGTCCTTTGAGGAACGTTATGTTTCCGTGCCGGAACAGGGCGGCGGCAAGATAATCCCCGAAGGGCTGACAAATCCGGGTAACGTCTACACCATCTCGCAGGGCAAGAGCGGGATGATAGGCGTGTACCGTCTTGAAACGCAGATGCTCCCCGGCAACGGAAAGTTCGAGCGCACTGGGCTTGGCTCCGACCGTGACGCAAGGGAAGCCACGAACACGGCGTTCAACTTCCTGAAAGCCAGCGGAAACCAGATAAGCGGCTCGATAAGCACGACGACAAAGGACTACATCAGTAACTATCAAGACCTCAACGGCATCGGAATGACTAAGTCGTTGACCCTGCCGACCGTGATTGCCCTCGCATCCTGCGCCCTCGGCAAGCCGACACTTTCAAGCCTCGCCGTACTTGGCGACATTAGTATCAGCGGCACAATCCTCAAAGTCGAGGAACTGGCAAGCGTCTTGCAAGTCTGTCTCGACAGCGGCGCGAAAAAGGTGCTGATTCCGATAACATCTGCCGCCGAACTTGGCGCAGTTCCGGCAGACCTCATTGGAGCGTTCAGCCTCATTTTTTACTCAACCCCGCAGGAAGCTGTGTTTAAGGCTTTGGGCGTGGAATAGACAGTACGGTGTTCAAATCACATAAACAACTGAGTAATGCGATAACATACGGCCACTGGCTACGATGCCAATAACTCTGGGGGCTACCAATACAGCCGGTATTGCGTAAGCGTCAAATGGTGCCCACATAGTCGAAGGCCAAACCACATGAGATAATCGCCCCTGAAGGCATAGATGTTGGGGGAGATGTTCATGTCGCAGGCCGAAAAGTTACTTGAGTGGAAAGCCAGGATAGCCGAGTTCAGAGCCAGCGGGCTCAGCGGATCCAAGTGGTGCGAGAAGAATGGCTTCAGGAAGAAGCAATTCTACTACTGGCTCGCCTACCCAGCTCGAGACTCCAGCACAGTGGCTGCGGGTGCAAGCGTGCGAACCGGAGGCCCTCGCCAGCACTATTGAGATCAGGATCGGCAAGGCAACCGTGGAAGTGAAGCCTGACTTCGATCCCCAGCTGCTCGTTAGAATTGTACGCGCCCTCGAGCTATGCTGAACGATGCCATTGCCGAGCGTGTTTATCTGGTCTGTGGCAGCACTGACCTGCGCAAGTCCATCGATGGCCTGGCTGCCCTTGTCAAAGAAGGCTTCGAGCTTGATCCCTTCTCTCCCTGCCTGTTCGCTTTCTGTAACCGCCAGCGCGACAAGATCAAGATCCTGCAGTGGGACCACAATGGGTTCTGGCTGCACTATCGCCGGCTGGAACGGGGCCGGTTCAAGTGGCCGCAGCAGGGAACTGGGGCAGTTGCGATCACCCGCAGGGAGCTTCGCTGGCTGCTTGATGGTCTGTCGCTCACTCAAAGGCAAGCTCATCCTGCCGTGACCGCCAGAACCGTGCTGTAGGAATCCGCGCCAAAGTATTTCCTTGAAAACGGCCTGGGCTAGCAGGTACTCCGTGGACGATGTCGAATAGATCAAGTATAAGTAACACAGAGGCAAATGCCACCTTAATGACGGATCTCGAGAAGGAGATCGATCGGCTGCGGCGGGAAAACGCCGAACTGCATGCCAGACTCAAATGGCGTGAAGAGCAGTTCCGTTTGAACCAGCAGCGTCGTTTCGTCGCTTCCAGCGAACCCTCTGATGACACGCAGCTGCAGCTCTTCAATGAGGCTGAGTCGGAGGCGCAGGCTCTGCTGGCCGAACCCACTGTAAATGACAATCGAAAAGTTGACCACTAAATCCTACCTATTTCGGACGGCGCCGGCTGATCTGAGCATGCTCCGGGATCCGCCATCTTCGTCACCCCGCTTCGTGTCTTGCTTTGCTTTAGTCGGTATGATTGACCCGTTAGGACAAAGGTATGAACGTGATGAGTCAGCCGATCTAGTAAGGCGGCCGTCATGGTCACGTCTCCGAACACTTCAGCCCACCGAGAGAACTCCAGGTTACTGGTGATGATCAAGCTGGACTTTTCGTACCTTTGAGCGAAAAGCTGAAACAGTAGAGGACCCCCGGGCCCGAGGCTGACGCAGCCCAGTTCATCAGCGATCAGAAGGTCAACCTTCTCCCACGACTTCAGTAACTTGGGGAGGCGGAACTCCCTTTCTGCCTGGATTAGTTCCTGAACTAGAGTTGGCACGGTCGCGAAACGCACCCGGTAGCCAGCCTGGATAGCCCTCACACCCAGGCCAATGGCAAGATGGGTCTTGCCCAGGCCGGAGTTCCCCAGGAGAACGAGGTTCTCGTGTTCGCGGACGAAACTGCCGTCAGCCAGGGCCAAGATCTTCGTCTTGTCAAGGGTCGGAACAGCATCGAAATCAAAGGAATCCAGAGTCTTGACCGTGGGGAATTTGGCCAGCTTCATCCTCGTAGCCATTGCGCTTTGATGTCTGCCTTCGATTTCGTGGGCAAGACAGGAACCCAGGAACTCGACCATCGAGTAGCCGTTTGCCTGCGAGTCCCTCAGGATCTGCCTGAAGCCCTTGCGTAGAGTCGGCATCTTAAGGGCTTTGCAGTACAGTTCGATCATGGCTTCCGCAGCTTCGTGGTTCACCATGCGGATACGCCTCCCCCCAGGGCGTCGTACTCCGAAAGGTCAGGAGCCGACACCGTGACCGCCGCAAGTTCAGCCGGAACCTCAACCGCTGCCGGCAGCTGGGTTCCAGTGATACTCAATGCCAGCTGGTGCACGACGCTGACCTCAAGGCTGCCCAACTCCATGGCCTTTGTCAGAGCCTCTTCCACAACTGAATTGGAGAACTGCCTGTGTAGCAGCAGGATCTCAGCGAACTTGCGGTATTCTGTCGGCCCTTGCTGATTCAAACACTTCAGGAATTCCGTATGTATCGGTGAAAGGTTTCTCACCACTGACGCATGCATTACGC
Proteins encoded:
- the istB gene encoding IS21-like element helper ATPase IstB, which encodes MVNHEAAEAMIELYCKALKMPTLRKGFRQILRDSQANGYSMVEFLGSCLAHEIEGRHQSAMATRMKLAKFPTVKTLDSFDFDAVPTLDKTKILALADGSFVREHENLVLLGNSGLGKTHLAIGLGVRAIQAGYRVRFATVPTLVQELIQAEREFRLPKLLKSWEKVDLLIADELGCVSLGPGGPLLFQLFAQRYEKSSLIITSNLEFSRWAEVFGDVTMTAALLDRLTHHVHTFVLTGQSYRLKQSKTRSGVTKMADPGACSDQPAPSEIGRI
- the brxL gene encoding protease Lon-related BREX system protein BrxL; the protein is MNLEQTSYMPETDDANEVIYRKLRQHFDGKIVRKDLTKAIKEGANVPVYVLEFLLGQYCNSDDPKIIEEGVKNVKRILSENFVRPDEAQKVLSGLRERGSYTVIDRITVILNIKLDRYEADFSNLGIRNIPISSDYVSKYDRLLCGGIWCIVGLEYEYVEEDKKSTPIRIVKLTPIQMPHIDMHEIKDGRRAFTKDEWITVLLRSTGMEADRFSDREKWLQLARMLPLIENNFNLCELGPRSTGKSHLYKEISPNSILVSGGQTTVANLFYNMASKTVGLVGLWDCVAFDEVAGITFKDKDGIQIMKDYMASGSFARGKEEKAASASMAFVGNINQSVDVLLKTSHLFDPFPEAMAYDTAFLDRMHCYIPGWEIPKYRPESFTNDYGFITDYLAEFMREMRKEPFGDVCDKYFRFGRNLNQRDVIAVRRIVSGFTKLLYPNGEFSKEDIEEILTFALEMRRRVKEQLKKIGGMEFYDVNFSYIDNESFEERYVSVPEQGGGKIIPEGLTNPGNVYTISQGKSGMIGVYRLETQMLPGNGKFERTGLGSDRDAREATNTAFNFLKASGNQISGSISTTTKDYISNYQDLNGIGMTKSLTLPTVIALASCALGKPTLSSLAVLGDISISGTILKVEELASVLQVCLDSGAKKVLIPITSAAELGAVPADLIGAFSLIFYSTPQEAVFKALGVE
- the tnpB gene encoding IS66 family insertion sequence element accessory protein TnpB (TnpB, as the term is used for proteins encoded by IS66 family insertion elements, is considered an accessory protein, since TnpC, encoded by a neighboring gene, is a DDE family transposase.), whose product is MLNDAIAERVYLVCGSTDLRKSIDGLAALVKEGFELDPFSPCLFAFCNRQRDKIKILQWDHNGFWLHYRRLERGRFKWPQQGTGAVAITRRELRWLLDGLSLTQRQAHPAVTARTVL